The following proteins are co-located in the Callospermophilus lateralis isolate mCalLat2 chromosome 8, mCalLat2.hap1, whole genome shotgun sequence genome:
- the Pdha2 gene encoding LOW QUALITY PROTEIN: pyruvate dehydrogenase E1 component subunit alpha, testis-specific form, mitochondrial (The sequence of the model RefSeq protein was modified relative to this genomic sequence to represent the inferred CDS: inserted 2 bases in 1 codon; deleted 3 bases in 2 codons; substituted 3 bases at 3 genomic stop codons) encodes MLVSTVSHLLSGFTQKLACRGLLASCNFSKEVTFEIESCDIXGLEEGPPVVTVVTREDGTKYYRTMQVVPRRGTHQLYKXKCILGFCHLCDDQEACYVGLEAGVKPSDLVITSYGAHGIGYTWGLSIGSILAELTALRGGCAKGKGGSMHLYSSKFYRDNGIVGAQVPLGAGVALACNHVGNDEICLTLYGDGAAIQGQIEEAHNMAALWKLPYVFICDNHLYGMGTFVERESANREHYKRGNFMPGLRVDGMDIKCVWEARKFVADYCRSGKGPILMELQTYHYRGHSTSDPGXSYCTQEKVQKVRSQXDPLLLLQETLVKDKLTSMDELMETEANVKKQVEEPAQFAITDLESPLGELGFHLYNSNPLFEICGPNQWIKLKSIS; translated from the exons ATGCtggtcagcactgtgtcccacctgCTGTCGGGGTTCACCCAGAAGCTGGCTTGCAGAGGGCTGCTGGCGTCCTGTAACTTTTCAAAAGAAGTTACGTTTGAAATTGAGAGCTGCGATATTTAGGGGTTGGAAGAGGGTCCTCCTGTCGTAACAGTAGTCACCAGGGAGGATGGGACCAAATACTACAGGACGATGCAGGTGGTTCCCCGCAGGGGAACTCATCAGCTGTATAAATAGAAATGTATTCTCGGTTTCTGTCACTTGTGTGACGATCAGGAAGCTTGTTACGTGGGGCTTGAGGCAGGAGTAAAGCCCTCGGATCTTGTCATCACATCGTATGGGGCTCATGGCATAGGCTACACCTGGGGACTTAGCATCGGATCCATTCTGGCAGAGCTGACTGCTCTG AGAGGAGGTTGTGCTAAAGGAAAGGGAGGCTCCATGCACTTGTATTCTAGTAAGTTCTACAGGGACAACGGCATTGTGGGAGCGCAGGTGCCCCTAGGAGCTGGTGTTGCCCTGGCCTGTAACCATGTGGGAAACGATGAGATCTGTTTGACTTTATATGGGGATGGTGCTGCTATTCAGGGCCAGATAGAGGAAGCACACAATATGGCAGCCTTGTGGAAATTACCCTATGTTTTCATCTGTGACAATCATCTCTATGGAATGGGGACATTTGTTGAGAGAGAATCAGCCAACAGGGAACATTACAAGAGAGGCAATTTTATGCCTGGGCTGCGGGTAGATGGGATGGACATT AAGTGTGTTTGGGAGGCGAGAAAGTTTGTTGCTGACTACTGTAGATCTGGAAAGGGGCCTATATTGATGGAGTTGCAGACCTACCATTATCGTGGCCATAGTACAAGTGATCCAGG CAGTTACTGCACACAGGAAAAAGTTCAGAAGGTAAGAAGTCAGTAGGATCCTCTTTTGCTTCTTCAAGAGACACTGGTAAAGGACAAACTCACCAGTATGGATGAGTTGATGGAAACCGAAGCTAATGTGAAGAAACAAGTTGAGGAACCAGCCCAGTTTGCTATAACTGATCTGGAATCACCTTTGGGCGAATTAGGCTTCCACCTTTATAACAGTAACCCACTTTTTGAAATTTGTGGTCCGAATCAATGGATCAAGTTGAAGTCCATCAGTTAA